The following are encoded in a window of Anser cygnoides isolate HZ-2024a breed goose chromosome 33, Taihu_goose_T2T_genome, whole genome shotgun sequence genomic DNA:
- the MUC1 gene encoding mucin-1 isoform X1, producing MEFTALLPLLLVVLGAGTHASNTTTETTTTETTTTETTTTETTTTETTTETTVMTPALNNMTSQNTSGNGSLGPVPSHVTAFPTTGNSSAGNATADSTAVPVSIIPMFPHSNISANDSNGVPPSKSSSAANGSSVVPTSPVAGGTVIPTSNTNATANSSAEVVPTKTASVTSQGSTAHGKTPTAVLGSSGGPNPSKAAALPPTVVQLLLRVPLSFRILNRNFSQSLLDPTSKEYRSLSRAVLTMFESVFGCTSCMGRQTYKGCSELRFSSQGSVAVQSTLVFGHSNDSITSDSAEKKLRSQLDSNGYIMDLQLADIQSGVEVTAPVAQPQVPDWAIALLVLVCILLLLSILICALLTTCSCRRKSRGKLDLFSTKDSYHPMAEYPPYQSHGRYVSPNSKHNPYSQVAGTIAGGGTFTYTNPSASSDNL from the exons ATGGAGTTCACCGCGCTTCTGCCGCTGCTGCTCGTGGTGCTGGGTGCAG GTACGCACGCCTCGAACACCACCACGGAGACCACCACCACAGAGACCACCACCACAGAGACCACCACCACAGAGACCACCACCACCGAGACCACCACTGAGACAACAGTGATGACGCCCGCTCTGAACAACATGACCTCCCAGAACACCAGCGGCAATGGGTCCCTTGGCCCTGTCCCCTCCCATGTGACAGCGTTCCCAACAACAGGCAACAGCTCTGCTGGCAATGCCACAGCCGACAGCACCGCGGTGCCCGTCTCCATTATCCCTATGTTCCCCCACTCCAACATCAGCGCAAACGACAGCAATGGGGTCCCCCCCTCCAAAAGCAGCAGCGCAGCCAATGGCAGCTCCGTGGTTCCCACCTCCCCCGTGGCTGGTGGCACCGTGATCCCCACGTCCAACACCAACGCCACCGCGAACAGCAGCGCCGAGGTTGTCCCCACAAAGACAGCCTCTGTCACCTCTCAGGGCAGCACAGCGCACGGCAAGACCCCCACGGCCGTGCTCGGGAGCAGCGGGGGTCCCAACCCCAGCAAAGCCGCAGCTCTGCCTCCCACCGTGGTCCAGCTGCTCCTCCGCGTCCCGCTGTCCTTCCGCATTCTGAACAGAAACTTCAGCCAGAGCCTGCTCGATCCCACGTCGAAGGAGTACAGGAGCCTGAGCCGTGCTGTCTTGACCATG tttgaaaGTGTCTTTGGCTGCACAAGCTGCATGGGCAGGCAGACCTACAAGGGATGCAGTGAGCTCCGTTTCAG CAGCCAAGGGTCGGTGGCAGTGCAATCCACCCTCGTGTTTGGGCACAGCAACGACTCCATCACGAGTGACTCTGCCGAGAAGAAGCTGAGAAGCCAGCTGGACTCGAACGGGTACATCATGGATCTGCAGCTGGCCGACATCCAAA gtGGCGTGGAAGTGACGGCCCCGGTGGCGCAGCCTCAGGTTCCGGACTGGGCCATTGCTCTGCTGGTCCTGGtctgcatcctgctgctgctgagcatccTCATCTGTGCTCTCCTG aCCACCTGCTCTTGCCGCCGGAAGAGCCGAGGGAAGCTGGACCTGTTCAGCACGAAGGACTCCTACCACCCCATGGCCGAGTACCCCCCGTACCAGAGCCACGGGCGCTACGTGTCCCCCAACAGCAAGCACAACCCCTACAGCCAG GTGGCAGGCACCATTGCGGGGGGCGGCACCTTCACCTACACCAACCCGTCTGCCTCCTCCGACAACCTCTGA
- the MUC1 gene encoding mucin-1 isoform X2, with product MEFTALLPLLLVVLGAGTHASNTTTETTTTETTTTETTTTETTTTETTTETTVMTPALNNMTSQNTSGNGSLGPVPSHVTAFPTTGNSSAGNATADSTAVPVSIIPMFPHSNISANDSNGVPPSKSSSAANGSSVVPTSPVAGGTVIPTSNTNATANSSAEVVPTKTASVTSQGSTAHGKTPTAVLGSSGGPNPSKAAALPPTVVQLLLRVPLSFRILNRNFSQSLLDPTSKEYRSLSRAVLTMFESVFGCTSCMGRQTYKGCSELRFSQGSVAVQSTLVFGHSNDSITSDSAEKKLRSQLDSNGYIMDLQLADIQSGVEVTAPVAQPQVPDWAIALLVLVCILLLLSILICALLTTCSCRRKSRGKLDLFSTKDSYHPMAEYPPYQSHGRYVSPNSKHNPYSQVAGTIAGGGTFTYTNPSASSDNL from the exons ATGGAGTTCACCGCGCTTCTGCCGCTGCTGCTCGTGGTGCTGGGTGCAG GTACGCACGCCTCGAACACCACCACGGAGACCACCACCACAGAGACCACCACCACAGAGACCACCACCACAGAGACCACCACCACCGAGACCACCACTGAGACAACAGTGATGACGCCCGCTCTGAACAACATGACCTCCCAGAACACCAGCGGCAATGGGTCCCTTGGCCCTGTCCCCTCCCATGTGACAGCGTTCCCAACAACAGGCAACAGCTCTGCTGGCAATGCCACAGCCGACAGCACCGCGGTGCCCGTCTCCATTATCCCTATGTTCCCCCACTCCAACATCAGCGCAAACGACAGCAATGGGGTCCCCCCCTCCAAAAGCAGCAGCGCAGCCAATGGCAGCTCCGTGGTTCCCACCTCCCCCGTGGCTGGTGGCACCGTGATCCCCACGTCCAACACCAACGCCACCGCGAACAGCAGCGCCGAGGTTGTCCCCACAAAGACAGCCTCTGTCACCTCTCAGGGCAGCACAGCGCACGGCAAGACCCCCACGGCCGTGCTCGGGAGCAGCGGGGGTCCCAACCCCAGCAAAGCCGCAGCTCTGCCTCCCACCGTGGTCCAGCTGCTCCTCCGCGTCCCGCTGTCCTTCCGCATTCTGAACAGAAACTTCAGCCAGAGCCTGCTCGATCCCACGTCGAAGGAGTACAGGAGCCTGAGCCGTGCTGTCTTGACCATG tttgaaaGTGTCTTTGGCTGCACAAGCTGCATGGGCAGGCAGACCTACAAGGGATGCAGTGAGCTCCGTTTCAG CCAAGGGTCGGTGGCAGTGCAATCCACCCTCGTGTTTGGGCACAGCAACGACTCCATCACGAGTGACTCTGCCGAGAAGAAGCTGAGAAGCCAGCTGGACTCGAACGGGTACATCATGGATCTGCAGCTGGCCGACATCCAAA gtGGCGTGGAAGTGACGGCCCCGGTGGCGCAGCCTCAGGTTCCGGACTGGGCCATTGCTCTGCTGGTCCTGGtctgcatcctgctgctgctgagcatccTCATCTGTGCTCTCCTG aCCACCTGCTCTTGCCGCCGGAAGAGCCGAGGGAAGCTGGACCTGTTCAGCACGAAGGACTCCTACCACCCCATGGCCGAGTACCCCCCGTACCAGAGCCACGGGCGCTACGTGTCCCCCAACAGCAAGCACAACCCCTACAGCCAG GTGGCAGGCACCATTGCGGGGGGCGGCACCTTCACCTACACCAACCCGTCTGCCTCCTCCGACAACCTCTGA
- the THBS3 gene encoding thrombospondin-3 — MGAPAAAGGPALGALLALLLLGAAGAARQGLQVIDLLLVSEARQMASITHKIRMELLTVNDVFLLSTFRLPPKQGGTLFGLYSKKDNTRWLEVSVVGKINKVLVRYLREDNKLHSVNLQHAHVADGQSHTVIVRLSGLRGDMLSVELYVDCKQVDSSVGLPELSEIPLAEVESIEVRTGQKAYQRMQGFVESMKLILGGSMSRVGALSECPFQGDESIHSAVTNALASILGEQTKALVTQLTLFNRILTDLREDIRDQVKEMSLIRNTIMECQVCGFHEHRSRCNPNPCFSGVDCMETYEYPGYRCGPCPPGLEGNGTHCADIDECAHANPCFPGSKCINTAPGFRCEPCPRGYRGNTISGVGADYAKASKQVCTDIDECNDGNNGGCDPNSICTNTLGSYKCGPCKSGFVGNQTSGCIPQRSCSTPTSNPCDINGFCVFERNGEISCACNVGWAGNGNVCGQDTDLDGYPDEPLPCIDNNKHCKQDNCRLTPNSGQEDADNDGIGDQCDDDADGDGIKNVEDNCRLFPNKDQQNSDTDSFGDACDNCPNVPNNDQRDTDSNGEGDACDNDIDGDGIPNMLDNCPKVPNPLQTDRDEDSVGDACDSCPEMSNPTQTDMDSDLVGDICDTNEDSDGDGHQDTKDNCAEIPNSSQLDSDNDGLGDDCDNDDDNDGIPDYTPPGPDNCRLIPNPNQKDSDGNGVGDACEEDFDNDTVIDQLDVCPESAEVTLTDFRAYQTVILDPEGDAQIDPNWVVLNQGMEIVQTMNSDPGLAVGYTAFNGVDFEGTFHVNTVTDDDYAGFIFSYQDSASFYVVMWKQTEQTYWQATPFRAVAEPGLQLKAVKSTTGPGEHLRNALWHTGHTPEHVRLLWKDPRNVGWRDKTSYRWQLVHRPQVGYIRVRLYEGPRLVADSGVIIDTTMRGGRLGVFCFSQENIIWSNLQYRCNDTIPADFEPFRRFLLEGRE; from the exons ATGGGGGCAccggcggccgcggggggccCGGCGCTCGGCGCGCTCCTggcgctgctcctgctgggcgCCGCCGGCGCGGCTCGCCAGGGGCTGCAAG TCATCGACCTGCTCCTGGTGAGCGAGGCCCGGCAGATGGCCAGCATCACGCACAAAATCCGGATGGAGCTCCTGACGGTGAACGACGTTTTCCTCCTCTCCACCTTCCGCCTGCCCCCCAAGCAGGGGGGGACCCTCTTTGGCCTCTACTCCAAAAAAGACAACACGAGGTGGCTGGAGGTGTCCGTGGTGGGGAAGATCAACAAGG TGCTGGTGCGCTACCTGCGGGAAGACAACAAGCTCCACTCGGTCAACCTGCAGCACGCACACGTGGCGGACGGGCAGAGCCACACGGTGATCGTGCGCCTGAGCGGGCTGCGCGGGGACATGCTGAGCGTGGAGCTCTACGTGGACTGCAAGCAAGTGGACTCCAGCGTGGGGCTGCCCGAGCTGTCCGAGATCCCCCTGGCAGAGGTGGAGTCGATCGAGGTGCGCACAGGACAGAAGGCCTACCAGAGGATGCAG GGGTTCGTGGAGTCCATGAAGCTGATTCTGGGAGGCTCCATGAGCCGAGTCGGGGCCCTGAGCGAGTGTCCATTCCAGGGAGATGAATCCATTCACAGCGCAG TGACAAACGCGCTGGCCTCCATCCTGG GCGAGCAGACCAAGGCGCTGGTCACGCAGCTGACCCTCTTCAACCGCATCCTGACAGACCTGCGAGAAGACATTAGGGACCAG GTGAAGGAGATGTCCCTGATCCGCAACACCATCATGGAGTGCCAGGTCTGCG GCTTCCACGAGCACCGTTCTCGCTGCAACCCCAACCCCTGCTTCAGCGGCGTGGACTGCATGGAGACGTACGAGTACCCCGGGTACCGCTGCGGGCCCTGTCCGCCGGGCCTGGAGGGCAACGGCACACACTGCGCCGACATCGATGAG TGCGCTCATGCCAACCCCTGCTTCCCCGGCTCGAAGTGCATCAACACGGCACCCGGCTTCCGCTGTGAGCCCTGTCCCCGTGGCTATCGGGGCAACACCATCTCTGGTGTGGGGGCCGACTACGCGAAGGCCAGCAAGCAG GTTTGCACAGATATTGATGAGTGCAACGATGGGAACAATGGTGGCTGTGACCCCAACTCCATCTGCACCAACACGCTG GGCTCCTACAAATGTGGCCCCTGCAAGTCAGGGTTCGTGGGGAATCAGACGTCCGGCTGCATCCCGCAGCGGTCCTGCAGCACTCCCACCTCCAACCCTTGCGACATCAACGGCTTCTGCGTGTTTGAGAGGAACGGTGAAATTTCCTGTGCG TGCAACGTGGGCTGGGCTGGCAACGGCAATGTGTGCGGGCAAGACACGGACCTCGACGGCTACCCCGATGAGCCCCTGCCCTGCATCGACAACAACAAGCACTGCAAGCAG GACAACTGCCGCCTGACGCCGAATTCAGGGCAGGAGGACGCCGACAACGATGGCATTGGGGACCAGTGCGACGATGACGCAGACGGTGATGGCATCAAGAACGTGGAG gaCAACTGCCGGCTCTTCCCCAACAAAGACCAGCAGAATTCGGACACCGACTCCTTTGGGGATGCCTGCGACAACTGCCCCAACGTGCCCAATAATGACCAGCGGGACACGGACAGCAATGGCGAGGGGGACGCTTGTGACAATGACATCGATGGGGACG GAATTCCCAACATGCTGGATAACTGCCCCAAGGTGCCCAACCCGCTGCAGACAGACCGGGACGAGGACAGCGTTGGGGATGCCTGTGACAGTTGCCCTGAAATGAGCAACCCAACTCAG ACAGATATGGACAGTGACCTGGTAGGGGACATCTGTGACACCAACGAGGACAG TGATGGGGACGGGCATCAGGACACCAAGGACAACTGCGCTGAGATCCCCAACAGCTCCCAGCTGGACTCAGACAACGATGGGCTGGGGGACGACTGTGACAATGATGATGATAACGATGGCATCCCTGACTACACACCACCTGGCCCGGATAACTGCCGCCTGATCCCCAACCCCAACCAGAAGGATTCGGATG GGAACGGCGTGGGCGACGCGTGCGAGGAGGACTTCGACAACGACACGGTGATCGACCAGCTGGACGTGTGCCCGGAGAGCGCCGAGGTGACGCTGACCGACTTCCGCGCCTACCAGACCGTCATCCTGGACCCTGAGGGGGATGCGCAGATTGATCCCAACTGGGTTGTCCTCAACCAG GGCATGGAGATTGTGCAGACCATGAACAGCGACCCAGGCTTGGCTGTTG GCTACACAGCTTTCAACGGGGTGGACTTTGAGGGCACCTTCCACGTCAACACCGTCACCGACGATGACTACGCTGGCTTCATCTTCAGCTACCAGGACAGCGCCAGCTTCTACGTGGTGATGTGGAAGCAGACGGAGCAGACGTACTGGCAGGCCACCCCCTTCCGTGCCGTGGCCGAGCCGGGGCTGCAGCTCAAG GCGGTGAAGTCCACGACGGGCCCCGGCGAGCACCTGCGCAACGCGCTGTGGCACACGGGCCACACGCCCGAGCACGTCCGCCTGCTGTGGAAGGACCCGCGCAACGTGGGCTGGAGGGACAAGACGTCGTACCGCTGGCAGCTGGTGCACAGGCCCCAGGTGGGCTACATCAG GGTCCGGCTGTACGAAGGCCCGCGGCTGGTGGCGGACTCGGGGGTGATCATCGACACCACCATGCgcggggggcggctgggggtCTTCTGCTTCTCCCAGGAGAacatcatctggtccaacctgcAGTACCGCTGCAACG ACACGATCCCCGCAGACTTCGAGCCCTTCCGCCGGTTCCTGCTGGAGGGCCGCGAGtga
- the MTX1 gene encoding metaxin-1 — translation MAAPMELFCWAGGWGLPSVDPDCLAVLTYARFTGAPLKVHRVSSPWRSPSGRLPALKTRDEGTISKTQQIITHLRKQKYNADYDLSATQGADTLAFVSLLEEKLLPVLIHTFWVDAKNYVEHTRKWYAETIPFPLNFFLPNCMHKQHVERLQLMWGDGYMEDEEKLEKELYRDARECLTLLSQRLGSQKFFFGDSPASLDAFVFSRLAPLLKAKLPNGKLQQHLKSLQNLCNYCTSILSLYFPWDGGDPPTSAPRVGGAEGGDAEEDPHKRRNQLLSVLVGLAAMLGYAFLSGIVSIQRGAVGPAGRQPIALEEEEEEEEE, via the exons ATGGCGGCGCCCATGGAGCTGTTCTGctgggccgggggctgggggctgccctcgGTGGATCCCGACTGCCTGGCCGTGCTG ACGTACGCGCGGTTCACGGGAGCGCCGCTGAAAGTGCACCGGGTGAGCAGCCCCTGGAGGAGCCCCTCCG GGCGCCTGCCTGCGCTGAAGACGCGGGACGAGGGCACCATCTCCAAAACGCAGCAAATCATAACTCACCTCAGGAAGCAG AAATACAATGCAGACTACGACCTCTCAGCCACGCAAGGAGCAGACACGCTGGCTTTCGTGTCCCTGCTAGAAGAGAAGCTGCTGCCAGTGTTG ATCCACACGTTCTGGGTGGATGCGAAGAACTACGTGGAGCACACGCGGAAATGGTACGCCGAGACCATCCCCTTCCCGCTGAACTTCTTCCTGCCCAACTGCATGCACAAGCAGCACGTGGAGCGGCTGCAGCTTATGTGGGGAGATGGCTACATGGAGGATGaggagaagctggagaaggag CTGTACCGGGATGCTCGGGAATGCCTGACACTCCTGTCCCAGCGCCTTGGCTCCCAGAAGTTTTTCTTCGGAGACTC GCCTGCTTCCCTCGACGCCTTTGTCTTCAGCCGCCTGGCGCCGCTCCTGAAAGCGAAGCTGCCCAACGGGaaactgcagcagcacctgAAGTCCCTGCAGAACCTGTGCAACTACTGCACCTCCATCCTCAGCCTCTACTTCCCCTGGGACGGAG GTGACCCCCCCACCAGCGCCCCGCGGGTTGGGGGTGCCGAGGGTGGCGACGCGGAGGAGGACCCCCACAAGCGGCGCAACCAGCTGCTGTcggtgctggtggggctggcgGCCATGCTGGGCTACGCCTTCCTGAGCGGCATCGTCTCCATCCAGCGCGGCGCCGTGGGGCCGGCTGGCCGCCAGCCCATCGccctggaggaggaagaggaggaggaggaggagtga
- the LOC106048496 gene encoding lysosomal acid glucosylceramidase-like: MWPGCASVLGWLLLLQAAPHVAGGRPCNAKDFGHGSLVCACSAVYCDTLDPVVLPAPGTYVKYESSKAGKRLERSEGSFQRNAETPDFHLTLDTAQRYQKVKGFGGSVTDSAAINIQSLSKEAQSHLLRSYFSEEGIEYNLVRVPMASTDFSVRLYTYADAEGDFELKHFNLTEEDTRMKIPILQAAQAVAKRPLSLYASPWTSPVWMKTNGAMTGRGTLKGNPGDKYHKAWAKYFIRFLDEYAKHNLTFWAVTAGNEPTAGEIVFYPFQCLGFSPEHQRDFIAQDLGPALANSSHRNVQLIILDDQRVMLPYWAQVVLKDPVAASYISGIGIHWYLDFLAPIDLTLSITHHLFPNYFLLSTEASTGSYFWEPRVVLGGWDRGSKYSHSILTDLNNYVTGWTDWNLALDLQGGPNWSKNYVDSPVIVDSSKDVFYKQPMFYHMGHFSKFIPEGSQRVGLAVSKKCRRCDLEHTAFLRPDGAVVLVVLNRSPLDVSFGISDPRVGFIEAAAPSDSIQTFLWKQPA; this comes from the exons ATGTGGCCTGGGTGTGCCAGCGTCCTgggctggctcctgctgctgcaggcagcaccgCACGTGGCAG GCGGCCGGCCCTGCAATGCCAAGGACTTCGGGCACGGCTCGCTGGTGTGTGCCTGCAGCGCCGTGTACTGCGACACGCTGGACCCCGTGGTCCTGCCGGCCCCAGGCACCTACGTCAAGTACGAGAGCAGCAAGGCCGGCAAGCGGCTGGAGCGCAGCGAGGGGAGCTTCCAGCGCAACGCAGAGACCCCAG ATTTCCACCTCACTCTGGACACGGCGCAGCGCTACCAGAAGGTGAAGGGCTTTGGAGGCTCCGTCACAGACTCGGCTGCCATAAACATCCAGTCCCTGTCCAAGGAGGCTCAGAGCCACCTGCTCCGCTCCTATTTCTCTGAGGAAG GCATTGAGTACAACCTCGTGCGCGTCCCCATGGCCAGCACCGATTTCTCTGTGCGTCTCTACACCTATGCTGATGCGGAGGGTGACTTTGAGCTGAAGCACTTCAACCTGACGGAGGAGGATACGCGGATGAAG ATCCCGATCCTCCAGGCAGCCCAGGCAGTAGCCAAGCGCCCCCTGTCACTGTATGCCAGCCCCTGGACGTCCCCGGTCTGGATGAAGACAAACGGCGCCATGACAGGGAGAGGGACACTGAAGGGAAACCCGGGAGACAAGTACCACAAGGCCTGGGCCAAATACTTCATCCG GTTCCTGGACGAATATGCCAAGCACAACCTGACCTTCTGGGCCGTGACAGCAGGGAACGAGCCCACGGCCGGCGAGATCGTCTTCTACCCCTTCCAGTGCCTGGGCTTCTCCCCGGAGCACCAGCGGGACTTCATCGCACAGGACCTGGGCCCTGCGCTGGCCAACAGCTCCCACCGCAACGTCCAGCTCATCATCCTGGATGACCAGCGCGTGATGCTGCCCTACTGGGCTCAAGTG GTTCTCAAAGACCCCGTGGCCGCCAGCTACATCAGCGGCATTGGCATCCACTGGTACCTGGACTTCCTGGCACCCATCGATCTCACCCTCTCCATCACCCACCACCTCTTCCCCAATTACTTCCTCCTCTCTACGGAGGCCTCCACTGGCTCCTACTTCTGGGAGCCCCGGGTGGTGCTTGGTGGCTGGGACCGCGGGAGCAAGTACAGCCACAGCATCCTCACG GACCTCAACAACTATGTTACGGGCTGGACTGACTGGAACCTGGCGCTGGACCTTCAGGGGGGCCCCAACTGGAGCAAGAACTACGTGGACAGCCCCGTCATCGTGGACAGCAGCAAGGACGTCTTCTACAAGCAGCCCATGTTCTACCACATGGGGCACTTCAG CAAGTTCATCCCTGAGGGCTCACAGCGTGTGGGGCTGGCTGTCTCCAAGAAGTGTCGCAGGTGTGACCTGGAGCACACGGCTTTCCTGCGCCCCGACGGCGCTGTGGTCCTGGTGGTCCTGAACCG gtcccccctgGATGTCTCCTTTGGGATCTCAGACCCCAGAGTCGGCTTCATTGAGGCCGCAGCTCCCAGCGACTCCATCCAGACGTTCCTGTGGAAGCAGCCGGCCTAG